DNA from Solidesulfovibrio fructosivorans JJ]:
TCGACGACATGACGGCCGAACTCCTCGGCGCGGCCATGGACACCCTCATGGCGGCCGGGGCCATGGACGTGCACTTCACGCCCATCATCATGAAAAAAAACCGCCCGGCCACCTGCCTGTCGCTGCTGTGCGCGGCCGCTGAAGAAGGCCGCTTCATGGAACTGCTTTTCCGCCATACCACGACCCTTGGCATCAAAAGCCTGCCGCTAAAAAAAACGTTTCTCGCCACGACCTTCACCACCCTCCCCACGCCTCTTGGGCCGGTGCGCCTGAAAAACGCCCTGCTCGGCGGCACGGTACTGCGGTCCAAGCCGGAATTCGAGGACTGCCGCGCCCTGGCCCAAAAACACGGCATCCCCCTGACCGAAATCTACGCCGTGGTCGACCGCTGCCGGGACAAGGACGCCTGACGTGGCGGCGCAAAACGCCTACGACCGGCTGCTGGCGGTCATCCGCCCCTGCAAAACGGCACTCGTCGCCTTTTCCGGGGGCGTGGACAGCCTGCTGGTCCTGCGGGCGGCCCTGGACGCGCTGTCCCCGGAGGCGGTCCCGGCCGTGACCCTGCGCACGCCCTACACCCCTCCCCACGATGTCGCGGCCGCGACCCGGGCGGCCCGGAACATGGGCGCGCGCCACGAAATCCTGGACATCCCCTTTCCCGAGGCGCTGCGCGACAACCCGCCCGAGCGGTGCTACACTTGCAAACGGCTGCTCTTCGGCCGCCTTGTGGACAGCGCCGCCGCGTCGGGCCTGGGCAACGTCTTCGACGGCACCAACGCCGACGACCTGGACGATCACAGGCCGGGCATGCGAGCCGTCAAGGAACTCGGCATCGTAAGCCCGCTCCTTGCCGCCGGGCTGGCCAAGGCCGATATCCGGCGGCTGTCCCGGGAACTGGGCCTGCCCGGCTGGGACCGGCCGGCCGGAGCCTGCCTGCTCACCCGCATTCCTCATGGCGTTTCCGTCACCGAAGCCGAACTTACGCGCATCGCAGGGGGCGAGGAGTTCCTGCGGGGCATCGGCTTTCCCGAGGCACGGCTTCGCAGCCACGGCGAACTGGCCCGCATCGAGGTGGCCCCGGACCACGTCGCCGCCCTCGTTGCCGCAAGCGCCACCCACGACGTGGACGACAAGCTCAAACGCCTGGGCTACCGTCACGTGACCGTGGATCTTTCCGGCTACCGCATGGGCAGCCTCAACGAACAACCCAACCAGGACCCGAAAATGTCCTGACGCTTATATTCCATGGATATCAAAGACGATCTGCGAACGCTCCTGACCGGCGTCAAGGCCGGCGACATCGACGTGGAAGCCGGCATCGCGCGGCTGCGCGACCTGACCAGCCTGGAACTCGGCCACACCACCATCGACCTGCACCGGCCGCTGCGAAACGGCCTGCCCGAAGTGGTCTACGCCGCCGGCAAGACCCCGGACCAGGTGGCCGAAATATTTTGCCGCATGGGCGCGCGCTCCAACGTGCTGGCTACCCGCGTGCCCGAGGAAACCGCCCGGCGCGTCCTCGCCGCCTGCCCCGAGGCGCAGCACAACGCCCTGGGCCGTACCCTGACGCTCATCCGCCGCCCTATCGACTGGCGCAGCGGCGAAATCGGCATCGTCACCGCCGGCACCTCCGACCTGCCCGTGGCCGAAGAAGCGCGCGTCACCTGCGAAATGTTCGGCAGCCACGCCAACATCGTCGCCGACGTGGGCGTGGCCGGACTGCACCGGCTGCTCGACCGGCTCGACACCCTGCGCAAAGCCCGGGTGCTCATCGTCGTGGCCGGCATGGAAGGA
Protein-coding regions in this window:
- the larE gene encoding ATP-dependent sacrificial sulfur transferase LarE, whose protein sequence is MAAQNAYDRLLAVIRPCKTALVAFSGGVDSLLVLRAALDALSPEAVPAVTLRTPYTPPHDVAAATRAARNMGARHEILDIPFPEALRDNPPERCYTCKRLLFGRLVDSAAASGLGNVFDGTNADDLDDHRPGMRAVKELGIVSPLLAAGLAKADIRRLSRELGLPGWDRPAGACLLTRIPHGVSVTEAELTRIAGGEEFLRGIGFPEARLRSHGELARIEVAPDHVAALVAASATHDVDDKLKRLGYRHVTVDLSGYRMGSLNEQPNQDPKMS
- the larB gene encoding nickel pincer cofactor biosynthesis protein LarB → MDIKDDLRTLLTGVKAGDIDVEAGIARLRDLTSLELGHTTIDLHRPLRNGLPEVVYAAGKTPDQVAEIFCRMGARSNVLATRVPEETARRVLAACPEAQHNALGRTLTLIRRPIDWRSGEIGIVTAGTSDLPVAEEARVTCEMFGSHANIVADVGVAGLHRLLDRLDTLRKARVLIVVAGMEGALASVIGGLLPQPIIAVPTSVGYGAALSGFAALCGMLTSCAGGVSVVNIDNGFGAACAACKINNMVEEEKKEKSEEPGEGTPF